TCAAATACAGCATGATTAAGACCTTCCCGAGTGCTCTTATCACCGTTTTCATAACACTCGGAATATGTAGTGGAATTACTTATTTGATAGAAAAGAACGGAGCTAAAACATGGGCTAAATATCTGCTATGGACTTGCACAGTCCTTTCTCTTTTTATTTTAGCTCAGGTAATTTACAAATTCAGTAGCGGAGCATATGCCCGAACAGGAAAACCATTTGTTTGGGGTTTGATTTTATTACCAACCTTAATGCTTTACCTTTTTGGTACAGCATGGTTCACCTCAAAAGCAACGGAAACCAATACACCCGAAAAAGAGGAGTTATAAAACAAAAAAACACCTGCGGCAAATGCAACAGGCGTTTTCAATCACGAGTCTACTATCAATCTACATATAGTTTAAGTCGTTGTTTGGCTTTAGTTTTATCAAATGAAGTGCATCTAAAATCTTTATTATTGGGTACGTAGGATCTAACTCGTGCCATTTAATTCCAAAATTTGCTCTGCCGCCAAACTTGTGATGGTTGTTATGATAGCTTTCGCCCATCATTAGAATATCTACGGGTAGTAAATTCCTTGCGGTGTCGTTTACATCAAAGTTTCTGTAACCGTACTTATGTGCATACCAATTGATAATTACACCATGAATTGGTCCCATTAAAAAATGGATTGGAAGCAAAAGAAAATATGCCCAATGGTCTGCAAACTGAACATAAAACCATACATAAAAAGCACACCAAGCTAAACGAATCACCCACGAATCGCCAAGTTTTTCCATGAACGCCCAGTGAGGCACATTCTTTTTAAACTTAGGTTCAATGCTATCTTCTTTGTGCAAAATGGTGTTATAATAGTTTTTTGTCTTCCACATCATGTCAAAAAGGTTTTTTGAGAAAGACGGTGA
This sequence is a window from Arcticibacterium luteifluviistationis. Protein-coding genes within it:
- a CDS encoding acyl-CoA desaturase produces the protein MIIIAFFLAHWYLSLFAQTFFLHRYAAHKMFTMSPFMEKLFYVLTFIFQGSSFLSPYAYGVMHRLHHAHADTAQDPHSPSFSKNLFDMMWKTKNYYNTILHKEDSIEPKFKKNVPHWAFMEKLGDSWVIRLAWCAFYVWFYVQFADHWAYFLLLPIHFLMGPIHGVIINWYAHKYGYRNFDVNDTARNLLPVDILMMGESYHNNHHKFGGRANFGIKWHELDPTYPIIKILDALHLIKLKPNNDLNYM